A section of the Candidatus Bathyarchaeia archaeon genome encodes:
- a CDS encoding sodium:calcium antiporter: MDIIVSLLLLGIFLIVLNYSSHVTITNAIKVSDITGLGKMTVGFILIAFSTSLPELSVAVFAAFGGEGAISVGNVIGSNVVNVCLIVGLSALLVASLGRSRNVKMIPTMAKREFGSLYFGLFVASIIPLSLVYLAYASWFVGLILLLIFGLYTYQLSKIRIPAGESEEVSEDMRRKLRLYVALTFVGVAGVILSAYFIVESAVVIAEFAGLSKALIGATVIAFGTSLPEFSISVKAFLKGHSALALGNIIGSGFMNITLILGVTLIASPFTVKDMVFFTDLVIFSLIANLFLWYFLSMERLGWKEGAILLFIYVLFLATTLGIISLRP, from the coding sequence TCACGTGACTATCACTAACGCAATCAAAGTCTCGGACATAACTGGGCTTGGAAAAATGACCGTAGGTTTTATTTTGATAGCCTTTTCTACGTCTTTGCCCGAGTTGAGTGTGGCTGTTTTCGCCGCGTTTGGCGGCGAGGGTGCGATTTCGGTTGGAAACGTCATTGGCTCAAACGTTGTGAACGTTTGTCTAATAGTCGGGTTATCTGCTCTTCTCGTTGCTTCATTGGGGCGTTCACGTAATGTGAAAATGATCCCTACCATGGCTAAGAGAGAGTTTGGAAGCCTCTACTTCGGTCTCTTCGTGGCTTCGATCATTCCCTTGTCGTTGGTGTATCTAGCTTATGCAAGTTGGTTTGTTGGCTTGATTTTGTTGTTGATTTTTGGCTTATACACATATCAGTTGTCCAAGATTAGAATCCCAGCTGGAGAGAGTGAAGAGGTTTCTGAGGATATGAGGAGGAAATTGCGCCTATACGTCGCGCTCACCTTCGTGGGTGTCGCAGGCGTTATTCTAAGCGCTTATTTTATAGTTGAGTCCGCAGTTGTTATAGCGGAATTTGCAGGCTTGTCAAAGGCCTTGATCGGCGCCACTGTTATTGCGTTTGGCACCAGTCTGCCAGAATTCTCCATTAGCGTGAAGGCTTTTCTTAAGGGACACTCAGCGTTAGCCTTAGGTAACATCATAGGAAGCGGCTTCATGAACATAACATTGATTTTGGGGGTTACTTTGATTGCTTCGCCGTTTACGGTGAAGGACATGGTCTTTTTCACCGATTTGGTCATTTTTTCTCTCATCGCCAACCTATTTTTATGGTATTTCTTGTCGATGGAGAGGTTGGGCTGGAAAGAGGGCGCGATTCTGCTCTTCATATACGTACTTTTCTTGGCGACAACTCTCGGCATAATATCTTTACGCCCATAG